One genomic window of Niveibacterium sp. SC-1 includes the following:
- a CDS encoding PEP-CTERM sorting domain-containing protein yields the protein MRITHVLGSALLAISFALPLTASATAVEYNFNIPLSAGPLAGGSYGGSFTLDDAMGAGAHNGLSLLDSLDFNFAGHHWTTANANTGSVTLDANGNLSSVLFGSHCSPSCSTFPGLDSWTLFWTGEQNYALFNYSLAGYNSTFLTIAADGSPLVERVVADVPEPSSLALLAGAAIAAAASLRRARRS from the coding sequence ATGCGGATCACGCATGTACTGGGCAGCGCCTTGCTCGCAATCAGCTTCGCCCTGCCGCTCACGGCTTCGGCCACCGCGGTGGAGTACAACTTCAACATCCCGCTCAGCGCCGGCCCGCTGGCAGGTGGCAGTTACGGCGGCAGCTTCACCCTCGACGACGCCATGGGCGCCGGTGCCCACAACGGTCTCAGCCTGCTGGACAGCCTCGACTTCAACTTCGCCGGCCACCACTGGACCACCGCCAACGCCAACACCGGCAGCGTCACGCTGGATGCGAACGGCAACCTGAGCTCCGTCCTGTTCGGTAGCCATTGCAGCCCGAGCTGCTCGACCTTCCCGGGCCTGGACAGCTGGACCCTGTTCTGGACCGGTGAGCAGAACTACGCGCTCTTCAACTACTCGCTGGCGGGCTACAACAGCACCTTCCTCACCATCGCGGCCGACGGCAGCCCGCTGGTCGAGCGCGTCGTCGCGGACGTGCCCGAACCTTCGTCGCTGGCGCTGCTGGCCGGTGCGGCCATCGCGGCCGCTGCCAGCCTGCGTCGCGCTCGCCGGAGCTGA